One genomic window of Coregonus clupeaformis isolate EN_2021a chromosome 12, ASM2061545v1, whole genome shotgun sequence includes the following:
- the LOC121578541 gene encoding solute carrier family 45 member 3-like, with amino-acid sequence MKVFFSSSKSRPSHPGESDDHIHSKPLLPPDPVHIHGNSYPEGVTLPGAPLFFSSSTSLHVSLPLEREGEPIPLPQRRMCLDMAILDSAYLLSQVLPALHLGSIVQQSHSVSAYMALLCSTGVVFTRIDLHKLTGSKGNAPTLTGLKS; translated from the exons ATGAAG gtcttcttctcCAGTTCCAAATCCAGACCTTCTCACCCAGGAGAAAGTGACGACCACATCCACTCCAAGCCCCTCCTTCCACCTGACCCTGTTCATATCCATGGCAACAGCTATCCAGAAGGGGTCACTCTCCCCGGGGCCCCccttttcttctcctcctccacttccctcCACGTGTCCCTTcccctggagagagaaggagagcccatACCACTGCCTCAGAGAAGGATGTGTCTAGACATGGCTATACTGGACAGTGCCTACCTGCTGTCACAG GTGCTGCCTGCTCTGCATCTGGGCTCCATAGTGCAGCAATCTCACAGTGTCAGTGCCTATATGGCCCTGCTCTGCTCCACCGGTGTCGTCTTCACACGCATTGACCTCCACAAGCTCACAGGGTCAAAGGGCAACGCTCCAACGCTGACTGGACTAAAGAGTTAA